The following are from one region of the Phycisphaerae bacterium genome:
- the ilvC gene encoding ketol-acid reductoisomerase has product MPLNVMYESDADRAILFNRTIAVLGYGSQGQAHAQNLRDSGYVVVVGQREGGNADRARSDGFDVMSISEAVSRGDLLIFGLPDEQMGLIYESDIRPNVRAGQALGFIHGFAIRFGLIAPPPEVDVVMIAPKGPGPLVRDVFRRGGGLTCLLAVHQDATGQARDIALAWGCGIGGGRGGMLEATFAQECEADLFGEQTVLCGGVIELMKSAFDILVEAGLPEELAYFECVHELKQITDMQYAGGLAAMRSRISGTACYGGLRVGPRLIDGRVQDEMRRVLAEIRDGRFAREWVSEHVSGRHRLNALKEAEAMHCSEAVGKRIRELSAKAIPKPDSVLGGVSARHEF; this is encoded by the coding sequence ATGCCATTAAATGTAATGTACGAATCAGACGCCGATCGGGCGATACTGTTTAATCGGACGATCGCCGTGCTGGGCTACGGGAGCCAGGGACAGGCTCATGCGCAGAACCTTCGTGATTCCGGATACGTGGTGGTCGTGGGGCAGCGAGAGGGCGGAAATGCCGACCGTGCGCGGTCTGATGGTTTTGACGTCATGTCCATATCGGAAGCGGTCAGCCGGGGCGATCTGCTCATCTTCGGACTGCCGGATGAACAAATGGGGCTGATATACGAATCGGACATTCGGCCGAACGTGCGGGCCGGTCAGGCGCTGGGGTTCATACACGGATTTGCGATTCGGTTCGGATTGATCGCACCACCGCCCGAGGTGGACGTCGTGATGATCGCACCGAAAGGCCCGGGGCCGCTCGTGCGGGATGTCTTTCGCCGCGGCGGCGGATTGACCTGCCTGCTGGCCGTTCACCAGGATGCGACGGGCCAGGCGCGCGACATCGCGCTGGCGTGGGGTTGCGGCATTGGCGGCGGGCGGGGGGGAATGCTGGAAGCGACTTTCGCGCAGGAGTGTGAGGCGGACCTGTTCGGCGAACAAACCGTGCTGTGCGGCGGCGTCATTGAATTGATGAAATCCGCGTTCGATATTCTTGTTGAGGCCGGCTTACCGGAGGAACTGGCATACTTCGAATGCGTTCACGAGCTGAAGCAGATCACCGACATGCAATATGCCGGCGGATTGGCCGCGATGCGTTCGCGAATTTCCGGGACGGCTTGTTACGGCGGTTTGCGGGTCGGGCCTCGCCTGATTGATGGGCGAGTTCAAGATGAAATGCGGCGCGTCCTGGCTGAGATCCGTGACGGGCGTTTTGCCAGGGAGTGGGTATCGGAGCACGTCAGCGGTCGGCATCGGTTGAATGCGCTGAAAGAAGCGGAAGCGATGCATTGCTCGGAAGCCGTCGGAAAAAGGATCCGTGAGTTGTCGGCCAAGGCGATCCCGAAGCCGGATTCGGTTTTGGGAGGTGTATCCGCCAGGCATGAGTTTTGA
- a CDS encoding DUF2062 domain-containing protein translates to MNTPLQSEALPSLWHRLKRTITLRILHLDDTPHRIAFGVFLGFVVGWSPTMGAQILLYLFFATILRANRASGILPVLMTNPITAVPVYVFNWRVGRWLIGLFSHKVAYDVAAAEAAEREKINRFFDEFSFTRLFEAETWSKIGPAIKAMGVELVVGCLVIGLICGIIGYIATYFGVKAYRRHRELAHHRPDHSAPTD, encoded by the coding sequence GTGAATACCCCCCTACAATCCGAAGCGTTGCCGAGCCTGTGGCACCGCCTGAAACGCACGATCACGCTTCGAATTCTGCATCTGGACGACACCCCGCATCGAATCGCATTCGGCGTGTTTCTCGGATTCGTGGTCGGGTGGTCCCCCACGATGGGCGCCCAGATCCTTCTGTATTTGTTCTTCGCAACCATCCTGAGGGCCAATCGAGCATCGGGGATTCTGCCGGTGCTGATGACCAACCCCATTACCGCCGTACCGGTCTACGTATTCAACTGGCGCGTCGGGAGATGGCTCATCGGCCTGTTCAGTCACAAGGTCGCATATGATGTCGCCGCCGCCGAAGCCGCCGAGCGAGAAAAGATCAACCGTTTCTTTGACGAGTTCAGCTTCACCCGGCTCTTCGAGGCCGAAACTTGGTCGAAAATCGGACCTGCCATCAAGGCGATGGGGGTTGAACTCGTCGTCGGCTGCCTCGTGATCGGGCTTATCTGCGGAATCATCGGCTATATCGCGACCTATTTCGGCGTAAAGGCCTACCGCAGACACCGCGAACTGGCACACCATCGCCCGGATCACTCCGCGCCGACGGACTGA
- a CDS encoding BMC domain-containing protein, with protein MPDSFSAIAMLEFSSVAIGVRAADALAKKAPVRMIGVGTVQPGKFAILFGGDVASVTESFVEGRRIGEAAILDSVLLPDAHEAVRDAVSGRLGEWGDDAVGVIETPTLAAVIQAADAAMKGAVVSLIEIRLGDGLGGKGLAHFSGLLADVQAAVEIGCAAISDRPQPACVSIIPRFDADVRSALKGRTRFGEGW; from the coding sequence ATGCCTGACTCCTTTTCCGCGATTGCAATGCTCGAGTTTTCCAGTGTCGCCATCGGCGTTCGTGCGGCGGATGCACTGGCGAAGAAGGCGCCGGTCAGGATGATCGGCGTCGGCACCGTGCAACCGGGAAAATTCGCGATCCTCTTCGGCGGCGATGTGGCAAGCGTGACAGAGTCCTTCGTGGAGGGGCGGCGAATCGGCGAGGCCGCGATCCTTGATTCGGTACTGCTTCCCGACGCACACGAAGCAGTGCGTGATGCGGTGTCCGGCCGCCTCGGAGAATGGGGCGACGACGCAGTGGGTGTGATCGAGACGCCGACTCTCGCCGCTGTAATTCAGGCTGCCGATGCGGCGATGAAGGGGGCAGTCGTGTCGCTGATCGAGATTCGGCTCGGCGACGGCCTCGGTGGCAAAGGTTTGGCACACTTCAGCGGTTTGCTGGCGGATGTGCAGGCGGCGGTAGAAATTGGCTGTGCCGCGATTTCCGATCGACCGCAACCGGCGTGCGTCTCGATTATCCCGCGATTTGATGCCGATGTTCGTTCGGCCCTGAAAGGCCGAACGCGGTTCGGCGAAGGCTGGTAG
- a CDS encoding EutN/CcmL family microcompartment protein: MLLARVIGTVVASRKEESLSGLKFLLLSPLDPEGKETNRTVVAADAVGAGVGEVVLFASGSSARQTVATDKRPVDAVVMAIVDQWEIHGETKYLKSED; this comes from the coding sequence ATGTTACTTGCTCGTGTCATTGGAACGGTCGTCGCCTCGCGAAAGGAAGAGAGCCTTTCCGGGCTGAAATTTCTGCTGCTCAGTCCGCTGGATCCTGAAGGGAAGGAGACGAACCGGACGGTCGTGGCGGCTGACGCGGTCGGTGCCGGCGTGGGCGAGGTCGTACTTTTCGCTTCGGGATCCAGCGCGCGTCAGACAGTTGCCACCGACAAGCGTCCGGTCGATGCGGTCGTAATGGCGATCGTTGATCAGTGGGAGATCCACGGAGAAACGAAGTACCTCAAGAGCGAGGATTAA
- a CDS encoding aldehyde dehydrogenase EutE, which yields MSDAQIELIARSVAEKLGGASASGATPSHSATPGRSAASPDASPRLSPSASEALARGGELPPGVFCTIDECVAAARRAFEAFSQLGLEQRKAIVASIRESMMSHAESLARDAQAETGLGRAEDKIVKNRLVTRKTPGPEVLEPRAVSGDHGLTLMERAPFGVIAAITPTTNPTSTIICNTIGMVSAGNSIVFNVHPNAKNVSCRNVGLINEAIIRAGGPPNVVTAMSEPTIQSAQELMRHKGVRLLVVTGGPGVVKAAMASGKRAICAGPGNPPVVVDETADVDKAGRDVVCGASFDNNVICTDEKEVFVVESVADRFLKSMGASGAVILTPPQIRAIERVIFEETRGPRKPGVINRKWIGKNAGAILAEIGLRVPDSVRLAVMDVPVEHPLIWTEQLMPVLPVARVRSAEEGIDLAVAAEHGFGHSASMHSMHLGRLSRMARQINCSIFVKNGPIYCGLGEGGEGYTSFSIASPTGEGLTDPRSFSRERRCVLVDHFRII from the coding sequence CTGAGCGATGCCCAGATCGAGCTCATCGCACGGAGCGTCGCCGAAAAGCTTGGCGGCGCCTCCGCCAGTGGCGCGACGCCATCGCATTCGGCGACACCGGGCCGATCGGCCGCCTCGCCGGATGCATCGCCGCGGCTGTCGCCCTCCGCGTCCGAGGCTCTCGCTCGCGGCGGAGAACTGCCGCCTGGCGTGTTCTGCACGATTGACGAATGCGTTGCGGCCGCGAGACGGGCTTTTGAGGCATTCAGCCAGTTGGGGCTGGAGCAGCGCAAGGCAATCGTTGCGTCGATCCGCGAATCGATGATGTCGCATGCCGAATCCCTGGCGCGCGATGCGCAGGCGGAAACGGGACTCGGCCGCGCCGAAGACAAGATCGTCAAGAATCGGCTTGTTACGCGGAAGACTCCGGGGCCCGAAGTGCTTGAGCCTCGTGCCGTCAGTGGTGACCACGGCCTGACATTGATGGAGCGGGCGCCGTTCGGCGTCATCGCGGCGATCACTCCGACGACGAATCCGACATCGACGATCATCTGCAATACGATCGGCATGGTATCCGCGGGCAATTCGATCGTATTCAATGTGCATCCCAATGCCAAGAATGTGTCATGTCGGAACGTGGGGCTGATCAACGAAGCCATTATTCGCGCCGGCGGTCCGCCGAATGTCGTGACCGCGATGTCCGAGCCGACGATCCAAAGCGCTCAGGAACTGATGCGACACAAGGGTGTTCGCCTCCTCGTCGTCACAGGCGGGCCCGGCGTGGTCAAGGCGGCGATGGCCAGCGGAAAGCGGGCGATCTGCGCGGGTCCCGGGAATCCGCCCGTCGTGGTGGACGAGACGGCGGACGTGGACAAGGCAGGGCGGGATGTCGTATGCGGCGCTTCGTTTGACAATAATGTGATCTGCACGGATGAGAAGGAGGTTTTCGTCGTCGAATCGGTGGCGGACCGGTTTCTGAAATCGATGGGCGCCAGCGGGGCTGTCATCCTGACGCCACCGCAGATCCGAGCGATTGAGCGAGTGATTTTCGAAGAGACACGCGGGCCGCGCAAGCCCGGCGTTATTAATCGAAAGTGGATCGGCAAGAACGCCGGCGCGATACTCGCGGAGATCGGCTTGCGCGTGCCTGACAGTGTCAGATTGGCCGTGATGGATGTGCCGGTGGAGCATCCCCTGATCTGGACGGAACAACTCATGCCGGTTTTGCCGGTCGCGCGGGTCCGGAGCGCGGAGGAGGGCATCGATCTTGCTGTTGCCGCGGAGCATGGCTTCGGGCATTCGGCGTCGATGCATTCGATGCACCTGGGACGGCTGTCGCGCATGGCTCGGCAAATCAACTGCAGTATTTTCGTGAAAAATGGGCCGATCTATTGCGGTCTCGGCGAGGGTGGCGAGGGGTACACCTCGTTTTCGATTGCGAGTCCGACGGGTGAAGGTCTGACCGATCCGAGATCGTTCTCGCGCGAGCGGCGCTGCGTGCTTGTGGACCATTTTCGAATTATCTGA
- the mutM gene encoding bifunctional DNA-formamidopyrimidine glycosylase/DNA-(apurinic or apyrimidinic site) lyase, with the protein MPELPEVETIVAEIRPRLVEAVIRSIQLRPDYLRTSETDLHRALTGRRIAGVSREGKWIVLSLVDGARCVLHLGMSGRLTIEQSASEVALHTHFVMRFQSRADELRLRDPRRFGGVWYWPPAVEPGEFGSSVAIPRLGPDALNVTASEFSGICRRAKRIKALLLDQSAICGLGNIYCDEALFDAKIHPDALASGLATPDVRRLACSIRKVLRKAIEFGGSSLRDYVRSDGRAGEFQRIHRVYGREGLPCPRCGAAIVRKMSAGRSTHFCARCQSVGAE; encoded by the coding sequence ATGCCCGAACTTCCTGAAGTCGAGACGATTGTCGCGGAAATCCGACCGAGGCTCGTCGAGGCGGTGATACGCTCGATTCAACTTCGACCGGATTATCTTCGGACATCCGAGACGGACCTTCATCGAGCGCTGACCGGGCGGCGGATCGCGGGGGTAAGCCGGGAGGGCAAGTGGATTGTCCTTTCGCTCGTCGACGGTGCGCGATGCGTACTTCATTTGGGAATGAGCGGACGCCTGACCATTGAGCAGAGTGCCTCAGAGGTGGCACTTCACACCCATTTTGTGATGCGTTTCCAGTCTCGCGCGGATGAACTTCGACTTCGCGATCCTCGTCGATTCGGAGGGGTCTGGTATTGGCCGCCCGCGGTGGAGCCCGGGGAATTCGGTTCCTCAGTGGCAATTCCGCGACTCGGACCGGACGCACTGAATGTGACGGCATCCGAGTTTTCTGGAATCTGCCGCCGTGCGAAGCGGATCAAGGCGCTGCTGCTCGACCAATCGGCGATCTGCGGTCTTGGCAATATCTACTGTGATGAGGCGCTTTTCGACGCGAAGATTCATCCGGACGCACTGGCGAGCGGTCTTGCGACGCCGGATGTGAGGCGGCTGGCGTGCAGCATCCGCAAGGTTCTGCGCAAGGCGATCGAATTTGGCGGGTCGTCATTGCGCGATTACGTTCGTTCGGATGGGCGCGCGGGTGAGTTTCAGCGGATACATCGCGTGTACGGACGGGAAGGGCTGCCCTGCCCTCGTTGTGGTGCGGCGATCGTCCGGAAGATGTCGGCGGGGCGCTCGACGCATTTCTGTGCGCGTTGTCAGTCCGTCGGCGCGGAGTGA
- a CDS encoding MFS transporter: MKRGGQAEQPVDPIRSSLRSSVIDASAFSVMVGLGETYLPAFVLAVGLGEVVAGLMATVPMLTGSILQMISPIVLKHTGSRRRWVILCASTQALAFVPLCVGAWQGWIPGWCVLITATLYWAGALAAAPAWNTWMSHLVPPRIRTHFFSRRTRFAQFFVMLGLIVGGVILHNTKSVGVPLLGFTIVFAVACLSRLISSYYLYKQVEPASEDFIERRVRLGEMINRFRSRRGALLVYMASVQIATQLAAPYFTPFMLEKLHFTYGMYVGMLAVSYFARSLSLIFLGRFARRYGAIKLLWFGGIGLIPLAVMWVVSDSPVYLMSTQVLAGVCWATYEFATFLLLFETIPNDERTSVLTTFNLVNSTAIVTGSLLGGALLRSLDASYSAYMWLFAISSIARAAIIPLLRRVCVEPGVMLDVAPQILTVRPSGGSIDRPILSSLDDPQSRDRLTQSQLSLLSSSKDGSEE, translated from the coding sequence ATGAAGCGAGGTGGACAGGCCGAGCAGCCTGTTGATCCAATTCGATCCAGCCTTCGATCCAGCGTGATCGACGCATCTGCCTTCAGCGTGATGGTCGGTCTCGGCGAGACGTATTTACCTGCGTTCGTTCTGGCCGTCGGACTGGGCGAAGTGGTTGCCGGCCTGATGGCGACCGTGCCGATGCTGACCGGCTCCATTCTTCAGATGATCTCGCCGATTGTCCTGAAGCATACCGGGTCGCGCCGACGATGGGTGATCCTCTGCGCGTCGACGCAGGCGCTTGCATTCGTACCGCTTTGTGTGGGGGCGTGGCAGGGGTGGATTCCGGGATGGTGCGTGCTGATCACCGCGACGCTCTATTGGGCTGGCGCATTGGCGGCGGCGCCGGCGTGGAACACGTGGATGAGTCACCTGGTTCCGCCGCGCATTCGAACCCACTTCTTCTCGCGTCGAACGCGGTTCGCGCAGTTCTTCGTCATGTTGGGCCTGATCGTCGGCGGCGTGATTCTGCACAACACGAAATCCGTCGGCGTGCCGCTGCTGGGTTTCACCATCGTATTTGCGGTGGCGTGCCTGTCTCGACTGATCTCGTCGTATTACCTGTACAAGCAGGTCGAGCCTGCATCCGAGGATTTCATCGAGCGGCGTGTCAGGCTCGGAGAGATGATCAACCGATTTCGGAGCCGACGCGGCGCGCTCCTGGTTTACATGGCATCGGTGCAGATTGCCACGCAACTGGCGGCGCCGTACTTCACACCCTTCATGCTTGAGAAGCTGCACTTCACGTATGGCATGTACGTTGGAATGCTGGCAGTGTCTTACTTCGCCCGCTCGCTCTCGCTGATTTTTCTCGGACGATTTGCCCGGCGCTACGGTGCGATCAAGCTTTTGTGGTTTGGCGGGATTGGTCTGATTCCGCTGGCTGTCATGTGGGTTGTCTCTGATTCGCCCGTTTATCTGATGTCGACGCAGGTTCTTGCCGGTGTCTGCTGGGCAACGTACGAGTTTGCGACGTTTCTGCTTCTGTTTGAGACCATTCCCAATGACGAGCGCACAAGCGTTCTGACCACATTCAATCTCGTCAACTCGACGGCGATTGTGACGGGCTCGCTGCTCGGCGGAGCATTGCTTCGATCGTTGGATGCGAGCTATTCCGCGTACATGTGGCTTTTTGCCATTTCGTCGATTGCCCGGGCTGCCATTATTCCGCTGCTTCGGCGCGTTTGCGTCGAACCAGGTGTCATGCTCGATGTCGCGCCGCAGATTCTGACGGTGCGGCCCTCCGGCGGTTCCATTGACCGGCCGATTCTGTCGAGTCTGGATGATCCCCAGTCGCGGGATCGCCTGACCCAGTCGCAATTGTCGTTGCTGTCGTCCAGCAAGGATGGCAGTGAGGAGTGA
- a CDS encoding decaprenyl-phosphate phosphoribosyltransferase encodes MVTKLVAAIRLTRPAQWVKNVFVFAALVFGVRFDQPEAIDEVLKSVAAFGIFCMLSGSVYALNDLLDYREDAHHPTKRMRPVASGALSPAFAGFESVLLALIGVVGSLYLPPGFALTAIGFLLLNLLYSLWGKQQPLLDVILIAIGFVMRALAGAQAIQVPVSAWLVVCTFTLCLFLGFGKRRCELAILHGDGSAVKHRATLAHYNVELLTNLLAVTGAMAVITFLLYTLDPNTPAPRSMVFTTPLVFYAVFRYAMVIIQGEKTGPSEILVQDRPFLVTAVLWVAITVSLVLFHGKGIERFLPELRYPGMPASPPIQGP; translated from the coding sequence TTGGTCACAAAGCTGGTAGCCGCGATTCGACTCACTCGCCCGGCGCAGTGGGTCAAGAATGTCTTCGTGTTTGCGGCGCTGGTGTTCGGTGTAAGATTCGATCAGCCCGAAGCCATCGACGAAGTGCTGAAGTCTGTTGCCGCATTCGGAATCTTCTGCATGCTCTCCGGATCTGTTTATGCGTTGAACGACCTGCTCGATTATCGTGAGGACGCTCACCATCCGACCAAGCGGATGCGGCCGGTGGCCAGCGGCGCGCTGTCGCCCGCTTTTGCCGGATTTGAATCCGTCCTGCTCGCGCTCATCGGCGTCGTGGGGTCGCTCTACCTTCCGCCGGGATTTGCATTGACTGCGATCGGCTTCCTGCTGCTCAACCTGCTTTATTCACTCTGGGGAAAGCAGCAGCCGCTGTTGGATGTCATTCTCATTGCAATCGGTTTTGTCATGCGAGCGTTGGCCGGGGCTCAGGCCATTCAAGTGCCGGTTTCCGCATGGCTTGTCGTGTGCACATTCACACTCTGTTTGTTTCTGGGTTTCGGCAAGCGGCGTTGCGAACTTGCGATATTGCATGGCGATGGTAGCGCGGTCAAACACCGCGCGACGCTGGCCCATTATAATGTTGAACTGCTGACGAACCTGCTCGCGGTGACCGGCGCGATGGCAGTCATCACATTCCTGCTCTACACGCTCGATCCGAATACACCGGCGCCGCGGTCGATGGTTTTCACAACGCCGCTCGTCTTTTACGCGGTATTTCGATATGCCATGGTCATTATTCAAGGCGAAAAGACCGGACCGAGCGAAATTCTCGTGCAGGATCGGCCTTTCCTGGTGACGGCGGTGCTGTGGGTGGCAATCACGGTGAGTCTCGTGCTCTTCCATGGAAAGGGCATTGAGCGGTTTTTGCCTGAGCTGCGCTATCCGGGCATGCCGGCGAGCCCTCCGATTCAGGGTCCGTGA
- a CDS encoding sigma-70 family RNA polymerase sigma factor: protein MTSKNDGPVVREMTYALKPASDAPNRPDPVVGLSSSAAMEELRRRLVRFAFRMLWNRDDAEEVTQDACLIALQRGITLSDANFGPWMFRTVANLSLNRRRSRKADPLDESMYAASGSNPATLASDAERLERLRKAVESLPDQQRLAVVLKTQEMMDYADIARVMEITESAVRGHVYQARRKLAELLSD from the coding sequence TTGACAAGCAAAAACGATGGTCCGGTGGTCCGCGAGATGACCTATGCCCTGAAGCCTGCGTCTGACGCGCCGAACCGGCCCGACCCGGTTGTTGGACTGTCATCATCCGCCGCGATGGAAGAACTTCGTCGCAGGCTGGTTCGATTTGCGTTTCGCATGTTGTGGAATCGCGATGATGCCGAGGAAGTGACGCAGGATGCCTGTTTGATCGCACTTCAGCGAGGCATCACCCTCTCGGATGCGAACTTCGGTCCGTGGATGTTCAGAACCGTGGCGAATCTAAGCCTGAATCGTCGGCGAAGCAGAAAGGCCGATCCGCTGGATGAATCGATGTATGCCGCCAGCGGAAGCAACCCCGCCACGCTGGCATCGGACGCCGAGCGGTTGGAAAGGCTTCGCAAGGCGGTCGAATCGCTGCCGGACCAGCAGAGACTGGCGGTTGTTCTGAAGACGCAGGAGATGATGGACTACGCCGATATCGCAAGAGTCATGGAAATAACCGAATCGGCAGTGCGCGGGCATGTGTATCAGGCTCGCCGAAAATTGGCTGAGTTGCTTTCAGATTGA
- a CDS encoding PilZ domain-containing protein, translating to MSDEPIPLWDGEPSGAEIRHDTVRHDAAGSATNFGTGHASGLTTRRRDSRHECERIFVCFSASDPMGRAEYVECPVFDFSKSGLALEFDRRLAIGTACTIAYRTVSRQPVHVSGSVRHCRDLDGGRYRVGIRLARTLKLDELRPAKRRDGQDIAPGIRARSLRDTDASR from the coding sequence ATGTCTGACGAACCCATTCCACTCTGGGACGGGGAACCCAGCGGGGCGGAAATTCGACACGACACGGTCCGCCACGACGCAGCCGGATCCGCCACGAATTTCGGTACAGGCCATGCCAGCGGCCTGACGACACGCCGTCGCGATAGTCGTCATGAGTGCGAACGCATCTTCGTCTGTTTTTCGGCGTCGGACCCGATGGGGCGGGCTGAATATGTCGAGTGTCCGGTCTTTGATTTTTCGAAGAGCGGGCTGGCCCTGGAGTTCGACCGCAGGCTGGCGATCGGGACGGCTTGCACGATCGCCTATCGGACGGTCAGTCGTCAGCCCGTTCATGTCAGCGGCAGCGTGCGGCATTGCCGCGATCTGGACGGCGGCCGCTATCGCGTCGGCATTCGCCTGGCACGCACCTTGAAATTAGATGAACTTCGTCCCGCGAAACGGCGTGATGGACAGGACATTGCACCCGGTATTCGAGCCCGCTCGTTGCGTGACACGGACGCATCGCGCTGA
- a CDS encoding PQQ-binding-like beta-propeller repeat protein: MIRIGNRKLQAASAGAIVLLAGIGWTRADDDWPQWRGPLLRGQSNSTGLPLTWSEGENIVWKSPMPAWAGSSPVIAGDAIFVTSPSEASAAADGEIGRRLRSMPVKISEPGGKDVLLICINKKDGTERWRRTLCDGNRFYAKHNMASPSPVTDGRHVWVMTGTGLVAAYDFEGQRIWSRDLQKEYGDFGLYWGYASSPLLYKDALVVQVLNGATNDNPSYLMAIDRLTGKTKWKVERKTDAVAECPDAYTTPTRLNVGDREFIVVSGADYVTAHDVKDGTEVWRVGGLNPEKQKNYRICGSPTVVGDLVVATSRERPIVAVRVGDKGDITSAQTAWTYLGRKGPDVPSAATDGRYLYLIHDNGFATCLEAATGREVWGPERIESGPYSASPLVADGRVYITNEDGVTTILATGPEFKRLGVNRLDGGYTLSSFAVSGKRLYLRTAKSLYCIGEK; encoded by the coding sequence ATGATACGAATCGGAAACAGGAAATTGCAGGCCGCGTCCGCCGGCGCGATCGTGCTTCTGGCTGGAATCGGCTGGACGCGGGCCGACGATGATTGGCCGCAGTGGCGGGGGCCGCTGCTTCGTGGCCAGAGCAATTCCACGGGCTTGCCGCTGACGTGGAGCGAGGGCGAGAACATCGTATGGAAGTCGCCGATGCCGGCCTGGGCCGGCTCGTCGCCGGTGATTGCGGGAGATGCCATATTCGTGACATCGCCTTCCGAGGCATCCGCTGCTGCGGACGGCGAGATCGGCCGGCGGCTTCGATCAATGCCGGTGAAAATCAGCGAGCCGGGCGGCAAGGATGTCCTTCTGATCTGCATTAACAAGAAAGACGGGACCGAACGTTGGCGACGAACACTGTGCGATGGCAATCGTTTCTACGCGAAGCACAACATGGCATCGCCGTCGCCGGTGACCGATGGACGGCATGTGTGGGTGATGACCGGCACGGGCCTGGTTGCCGCGTACGACTTCGAGGGTCAGCGGATCTGGTCCCGCGACCTGCAGAAAGAGTATGGAGACTTCGGGCTGTACTGGGGCTATGCCTCATCGCCTCTGCTCTATAAAGACGCCCTGGTGGTGCAGGTGCTCAACGGGGCGACGAATGACAATCCCTCCTACTTGATGGCGATCGATCGGTTGACCGGCAAGACCAAATGGAAAGTGGAGCGCAAGACCGATGCGGTTGCGGAGTGTCCGGACGCATACACCACGCCAACCCGGTTGAACGTGGGTGACCGCGAGTTCATCGTCGTGTCCGGAGCGGACTATGTCACGGCTCATGATGTGAAGGACGGCACCGAGGTTTGGCGGGTCGGGGGACTGAATCCGGAGAAACAGAAAAATTACCGCATCTGCGGCTCGCCGACGGTGGTTGGTGACCTGGTTGTGGCAACCAGTCGCGAACGGCCGATCGTGGCGGTACGGGTCGGCGACAAGGGTGACATCACTTCGGCACAAACAGCATGGACCTATCTCGGGCGCAAAGGTCCGGATGTACCCTCCGCTGCAACCGACGGCAGGTATCTGTACCTCATCCATGACAACGGGTTCGCGACGTGTCTTGAAGCGGCCACCGGTCGCGAAGTTTGGGGGCCGGAGCGGATCGAATCAGGACCTTACAGCGCATCACCGCTGGTTGCTGACGGGCGCGTATACATTACAAACGAGGACGGCGTGACGACGATTCTGGCGACCGGCCCGGAGTTCAAGCGGCTCGGTGTCAACCGTCTGGACGGCGGCTACACCCTGTCTTCATTCGCCGTTTCGGGCAAACGGTTGTATCTCCGCACGGCAAAATCGCTGTACTGCATCGGAGAGAAGTGA
- a CDS encoding BMC domain-containing protein, whose product MADALGMIETRGFAAMVEAADAMVKAAKVELVSFEKIGGGYVTAVVRGDVAAVKAACDAGQIAAARVGEIVSVHVIARPHTNVDSVLPLGRGAESGKKSGAK is encoded by the coding sequence ATGGCAGATGCACTGGGCATGATCGAGACGCGCGGGTTCGCCGCGATGGTCGAAGCGGCGGATGCGATGGTCAAGGCCGCGAAGGTTGAGTTGGTCAGCTTTGAGAAAATCGGCGGCGGCTATGTCACGGCCGTGGTTCGCGGGGATGTGGCCGCGGTGAAAGCGGCGTGTGACGCCGGGCAGATTGCCGCGGCGCGTGTCGGCGAGATCGTGTCGGTGCATGTGATCGCTCGGCCGCATACCAACGTGGATTCCGTCTTGCCGCTGGGCCGTGGCGCGGAATCAGGCAAGAAGTCCGGCGCCAAGTAG